Proteins found in one Salvia splendens isolate huo1 chromosome 10, SspV2, whole genome shotgun sequence genomic segment:
- the LOC121751484 gene encoding probable myosin-binding protein 6, which yields MPIELLKWLWEQPLASFPNSLRNSIVQCFMIVLLFIDRLLSFVSTEFARLFGLRQPCLLCPRRPADLYYDDSICDAHKRHVSSLGFCAVHSKLSDIRSMCHVCIVSFATEKDSDCDKYKAVAAILNKDIDRIVDDDRRAALLRRLKKDDDDKGAGADPNLWCSCCGEPLKLRASKKFLRSLSTRSPVSSPRLSWLANKNDETPRSRYLELEAPKNDAALTPFLQDDPNRTPKWQMSRSSKKLNFDKVDSPVMPLDIISPLNEVDSNVLTRLKQQANLDHDSLMAMYMELDNERSAAAVAANNAMAMITRIQQEKAAIQMEALQYQRMMEEQAEYDEEALDFMRDMLITNEDDVKALESELEAYRVKYGPIGKYGSDVCEFDTDEDFTEM from the coding sequence ATGCCGATCGAGCTACTCAAATGGCTGTGGGAGCAGCCCCTCGCCTCCTTCCCCAATTCCCTCCGCAACTCCATCGTCCAATGCTTCATGATCGTCCTCCTCTTCATCGACCGCCTCCTCTCCTTCGTCTCCACCGAGTTCGCCCGCCTCTTCGGCCTCCGCCAGCCCTGCCTCCTCTGCCCCCGCCGCCCTGCTGACCTCTACTACGACGACTCCATCTGCGACGCCCACAAGCGCCACGTCTCCTCCCTCGGCTTCTGCGCCGTCCACTCCAAGCTCTCCGACATCCGCTCCATGTGCCACGTCTGCATTGTCTCCTTCGCCACCGAGAAGGATTCCGACTGCGACAAGTATAAGGCCGTCGCCGCCATCCTCAACAAGGACATTGACCGGATTGTGGATGACGACCGCCGCGCTGCCCTGCTCCGCCGCCTTAAGAAGGATGACGACGATAAGGGAGCGGGAGCCGATCCCAATTTGTGGTGCTCTTGCTGCGGGGAGCCCCTCAAGCTCAGGGCTTCCAAGAAGTTTCTCAGGAGTTTGTCGACCAGGTCCCCAGTTTCGTCTCCAAGGCTGTCGTGGCTGGCCAATAAGAACGATGAGACGCCTCGGTCGAGGTACCTGGAGCTGGAGGCGCCAAAGAATGATGCAGCACTCACACCATTCTTGCAAGACGACCCTAACAGAACTCCTAAATGGCAGATGAGCAGGAGCAGCAAGAAACTAAATTTTGACAAAGTGGATTCTCCTGTTATGCCCTTGGACATAATAAGCCCTCTCAACGAGGTGGACAGCAACGTTCTCACTCGTCTCAAGCAGCAAGCAAATCTCGACCATGACTCCCTCATGGCGATGTACATGGAGCTGGACAACGAGAGGAGCGCTGCTGCTGTGGCCGCCAACAATGCAATGGCTATGATCACTCGGATCCAGCAGGAGAAGGCAGCTATCCAGATGGAAGCGCTTCAGTACCAGAGGATGATGGAGGAGCAGGCAGAGTACGACGAGGAGGCCTTGGACTTCATGAGAGACATGCTGATCACCAATGAAGATGACGTCAAAGCTCTCGAGTCTGAGCTTGAGGCCTACAGGGTGAAATACGGGCCTATCGGGAAGTATGGTAGCGACGTTTGTGAATTTGATACTGATGAGGATTTCACGGAGATGTAG